One Pseudomonas muyukensis DNA segment encodes these proteins:
- a CDS encoding type II toxin-antitoxin system PrlF family antitoxin, translating into MPTIHEIATLTSKGQITLPKSVRQLLGIDTGGKIAFDVRGGEIVVSRVETTHEDPAIGAFLGLLEADIRGGRNLTTLPEDLAQTMLANANHSVNLDEDINGEVAI; encoded by the coding sequence ATGCCTACCATCCACGAAATCGCCACGTTGACCTCGAAGGGGCAGATCACACTGCCCAAATCCGTACGTCAGCTACTGGGCATTGACACAGGTGGCAAGATTGCATTCGACGTACGCGGTGGTGAAATCGTGGTCAGCCGCGTAGAAACCACCCACGAAGACCCTGCCATCGGTGCGTTCCTGGGTTTGCTGGAGGCTGATATCCGAGGCGGCCGCAACCTCACCACTCTGCCGGAAGACTTGGCGCAAACCATGCTCGCCAACGCAAACCACTCCGTAAACCTGGACGAAGATATCAATGGTGAGGTCGCGATCTGA
- a CDS encoding type II toxin-antitoxin system YhaV family toxin: MLRHGWTLLFHEGVTLQLRKLQEAAVRAEQNDPQGFESNANVKLFRALSHLIMEAVPADPGRDEFRQGNTLGTAYRHWRRAKIGRRFRLFFRYDSRSKVIVYAWVNDENTLRSAGSKSDPYAVFEKMLGRGNPPDDWDALTAATRSDWDEPKA, encoded by the coding sequence ATGCTGCGACATGGCTGGACACTGTTGTTCCATGAAGGAGTGACTTTACAGCTACGCAAATTGCAAGAAGCCGCCGTCCGAGCCGAGCAGAACGATCCGCAAGGTTTTGAGAGCAACGCCAACGTCAAGCTGTTTCGGGCATTGAGCCATCTGATCATGGAGGCTGTGCCTGCCGACCCAGGCCGTGATGAATTCCGCCAAGGCAACACGCTGGGCACCGCCTACAGACATTGGCGCCGCGCAAAAATCGGCAGGCGCTTTAGGCTGTTCTTTCGCTACGACTCAAGGTCCAAGGTCATCGTCTATGCATGGGTCAACGACGAAAATACCCTACGGTCGGCAGGCAGCAAATCCGATCCCTACGCCGTATTCGAGAAGATGCTGGGCCGCGGCAACCCTCCTGATGACTGGGATGCGCTGACTGCTGCGACGCGTAGCGACTGGGACGAGCCCAAAGCATAG
- a CDS encoding UvrD-helicase domain-containing protein codes for MNNIEFISAGAGSGKTYKLTETLAQALESGTARPHAILATTFTVKAATELRERARSWLLEKGRIDLATAIGQARLGTVNSVCGQMLKRFCFELGLSPDQTVLGEGQSKRLLKATLAESMDADAQAELVWLTERFGIEQADWSKTVEAVVKAALDNDIEPGALRVMGTQNADAMLANWPVPTAGLDPTMALATALAKAHQEVTAYVEQQQAVGAKVADNLLKGLDGLQKLDRLFREGRWCWPDWIGAAGFDAGAKVRDIVAPVKSAAQAHESHPAFHAEVRRYLDKVFKLAADVLDAYEQAKKALGAVDFSDQEVLLLRALRTKPAVREVLAAELDLIMVDEFQDTSPLQLALFVELAKLAKKSVWVGDPKQAIYGFRGTDSSLISGVLSAIKGWGGVIGKALDTSRRSTESQVLLTNSVFSSAFEPDLTPEQVRLQPLRKDIPDQPALLNWNFESSRNDSDYLGLGQAIHELLESGVKVEDKDTKELRPIQAGDVGVLCRYNDQVEFAVTSLTRWGIPSASPRSGLLGTAEAIYVMACLRRMNDPTDTVATALVLTLADGTPIETWLADRLQYLATEGVRSHEWLTKGDSSHPLLARLEELRPTLMALTPQEVLRLAAAESQVVRLVGQWSTSPHESRNRLSNVEALVELGKTFEDECVAAKRPATISGMLRWLDELASAEDDNRAISEDNSVSVITYHGAKGLEWPIVVLTSLDATARSSLWGVRARTVGGFDPQQPLANRFVHCWLKTWGKRSQPQAALNAEASSTGQAMQAEALAENKRLLYVGLTRARDMNIAVSFVRKSGAGRAWVGEIQGAPDLLFGDSGTIAIPDGQQLSRLSRSWSKDDCSTEPPAKASEACSWFTARPRVQAEPLWHRPSSASGGTFKVVETDAVGVRLSLAGKPDMASLGTALHLCIARAGVLGGISVPEVERILMTWAVAHSVDKEAVCAQARAFQAWVAKRWPGCPVYVEVPIEANGPNGTRIRGRIDLLVELPDGWILMDHKSNPGGSARDEDLVAEHGPQLESYGHALLNATGKPVSERWLYMPVAARAVRLS; via the coding sequence ATGAACAACATCGAATTCATCAGCGCAGGCGCCGGCAGTGGCAAGACCTACAAGCTGACCGAAACTCTCGCACAAGCCCTCGAATCTGGCACGGCACGGCCTCACGCCATCTTGGCCACGACCTTCACGGTGAAGGCCGCTACCGAGCTGCGCGAACGCGCCCGCTCCTGGCTTCTTGAAAAGGGCCGTATCGACCTCGCCACCGCCATAGGCCAAGCCCGCTTGGGCACCGTCAACAGTGTCTGTGGTCAGATGCTCAAACGGTTCTGCTTCGAGTTGGGGCTGTCTCCCGACCAGACTGTCCTGGGTGAAGGTCAATCCAAGAGACTGCTCAAAGCCACGCTGGCCGAGTCGATGGATGCCGACGCACAAGCGGAACTAGTTTGGCTCACAGAGCGGTTCGGCATCGAACAGGCGGACTGGTCCAAGACTGTTGAGGCTGTCGTCAAGGCCGCGCTCGATAACGACATTGAGCCAGGGGCGCTTCGCGTGATGGGTACTCAGAACGCGGACGCTATGCTCGCGAACTGGCCTGTCCCAACTGCGGGGCTGGACCCGACCATGGCGTTAGCGACCGCGCTGGCCAAGGCGCACCAGGAAGTAACCGCCTACGTAGAACAGCAGCAAGCTGTCGGCGCCAAAGTTGCAGACAACCTCTTAAAAGGCCTCGACGGGCTGCAAAAACTGGATCGTCTCTTCCGTGAAGGACGCTGGTGCTGGCCCGACTGGATCGGCGCAGCGGGGTTTGACGCCGGCGCTAAGGTCAGGGATATCGTGGCACCAGTCAAGTCCGCTGCTCAGGCCCACGAGTCTCACCCGGCCTTTCATGCCGAGGTCCGTCGCTACCTTGACAAGGTGTTCAAGCTGGCCGCCGACGTTCTCGACGCCTACGAACAGGCCAAGAAGGCGCTGGGTGCAGTCGACTTCAGCGACCAAGAGGTGTTGCTGCTACGTGCATTGAGGACAAAGCCTGCCGTCCGTGAAGTGTTGGCGGCAGAACTGGATCTCATCATGGTTGATGAGTTCCAGGACACCAGCCCGCTCCAACTGGCGCTTTTCGTCGAGCTGGCCAAACTGGCTAAGAAGTCGGTGTGGGTCGGTGACCCCAAGCAGGCTATCTACGGCTTCCGCGGAACTGACTCGAGCCTCATTTCCGGCGTTCTCAGCGCCATCAAGGGCTGGGGCGGAGTCATAGGGAAGGCTCTGGACACCTCCAGGCGCTCCACCGAAAGCCAGGTCTTACTCACTAATAGTGTATTCAGCTCTGCGTTCGAGCCCGACCTGACGCCTGAGCAGGTTCGGTTGCAGCCTCTGCGGAAAGACATCCCGGATCAGCCCGCGCTGTTGAACTGGAACTTCGAGAGCAGCCGAAACGACTCAGACTACCTAGGCCTTGGCCAGGCCATCCACGAGCTGCTCGAGTCCGGGGTTAAGGTCGAAGACAAGGACACCAAGGAGCTCCGTCCGATTCAGGCCGGCGATGTCGGAGTGCTGTGTCGCTACAACGACCAAGTCGAATTTGCCGTCACGTCGCTCACGCGCTGGGGCATCCCGTCAGCCAGCCCACGCTCCGGCTTGTTGGGGACTGCCGAAGCCATCTATGTCATGGCCTGTCTGAGGCGCATGAACGACCCAACCGACACCGTCGCCACGGCGCTGGTTCTAACCCTGGCCGATGGCACTCCGATCGAGACCTGGCTTGCAGACAGGCTGCAATACCTAGCCACCGAAGGGGTGAGGTCACACGAGTGGCTGACGAAGGGTGATAGCTCCCATCCCCTACTGGCCCGATTGGAAGAGCTGCGTCCAACGCTAATGGCTTTGACGCCACAGGAAGTACTGCGACTTGCTGCTGCCGAGTCCCAAGTAGTGCGGCTGGTCGGACAATGGTCCACCTCCCCTCACGAGAGCCGCAATAGGCTGTCCAATGTCGAGGCACTGGTCGAGCTCGGAAAGACTTTCGAGGACGAGTGTGTCGCCGCGAAGCGACCGGCGACCATCAGCGGCATGCTTCGTTGGCTGGACGAACTCGCCAGCGCAGAGGACGATAACCGGGCCATTTCAGAAGACAACTCGGTCTCGGTCATCACCTATCACGGGGCCAAGGGGCTGGAGTGGCCAATCGTCGTGCTGACAAGCCTCGATGCGACAGCACGCAGTTCGCTTTGGGGTGTACGCGCGAGAACAGTTGGGGGCTTCGATCCGCAGCAGCCGCTCGCCAACCGCTTCGTCCACTGCTGGCTGAAGACCTGGGGCAAGCGTTCCCAACCCCAAGCCGCCCTCAATGCTGAAGCCAGCTCCACTGGTCAAGCCATGCAGGCCGAGGCGCTGGCCGAGAACAAACGCCTTCTCTATGTGGGCCTGACCCGCGCGCGTGATATGAACATCGCAGTGTCGTTTGTTCGCAAGTCAGGGGCGGGGCGCGCCTGGGTCGGCGAAATTCAAGGCGCACCCGACCTGTTGTTCGGCGATTCAGGAACCATAGCGATTCCCGACGGCCAGCAGCTCTCAAGACTATCGAGATCGTGGAGCAAGGATGACTGCTCAACGGAGCCACCTGCCAAAGCCTCCGAGGCCTGCAGTTGGTTCACCGCTCGTCCGCGCGTGCAGGCCGAGCCGTTGTGGCATCGACCGAGTTCTGCCTCGGGAGGCACGTTCAAGGTAGTCGAGACTGACGCGGTAGGAGTCCGGCTGAGCTTGGCGGGCAAGCCCGACATGGCATCGCTGGGCACGGCGCTCCACCTCTGTATCGCTCGCGCCGGCGTGCTTGGCGGGATTTCAGTCCCTGAAGTCGAACGAATCCTGATGACCTGGGCCGTGGCTCATTCTGTGGATAAGGAAGCCGTTTGTGCCCAGGCCAGAGCGTTCCAAGCTTGGGTAGCCAAGCGCTGGCCTGGCTGCCCCGTTTACGTCGAAGTTCCCATCGAAGCGAATGGCCCTAACGGCACTCGTATCCGGGGCCGCATCGACTTGCTGGTCGAACTGCCAGATGGTTGGATTCTCATGGACCACAAGTCGAACCCCGGTGGCTCAGCCAGAGACGAGGACCTGGTGGCTGAGCACGGGCCCCAGCTCGAGTCCTATGGTCATGCCCTTCTCAACGCGACCGGCAAGCCCGTGAGCGAGCGATGGCTCTACATGCCGGTCGCTGCACGAGCAGTCCGCCTCTCCTGA
- a CDS encoding DUF6119 family protein, producing MSRIGVNSITVRLLRPNLDPEDGLSPKYRPSGAKELKGQDWEGGGEGILYYGQVYDRTPEWLALLEPHISDPLRSLHSSGSAAILFLYVQNRWMVLCFGYAHLALEEDAFVHQFGLKVALNTVPRGSLLSLDLATPDAVTFQKRIQASKLSDFSQFGMDTLRDLARVAGGQPSDNGFAKFVAGKDALSLDAPLAPSEFHDKCAEILKAYKSITYKRDYAWFDNVREETSSERLKILDRQLYSEIRAIRGGANSLLHMSPPEILDYQEGADLGYTGFGSRKSEFTKLSITDYVDELNRLTCAHTMDVMKSSHRVRSVSKKSGEPIGWKVYDCLNWEYTLTKPTRTHYVLFAGKWYEISATFKDLVEKHFDKIPDFSIIGRTSCLNEEELIADITDTRSDLIKLDRTKINPEGVTSGNLEPCDFYSNDKIFIHLKDGGSSGPISHLWMQGVVSAEAFVADSKFRTKLKDTVSKTKGGSAFLKSLPDGRKSDFNRSDYTVVYGIMRPPYKGGSLGIPFFSKVSLMAACDRLRRTGMKIGKELIEKIPPTAGASTKTKKAKAATKAGAAKPSIAP from the coding sequence ATGAGCAGGATTGGCGTCAACTCAATCACGGTGCGGCTGCTGAGGCCGAACTTGGATCCAGAGGATGGCCTCAGCCCGAAATATCGGCCAAGTGGCGCTAAGGAGTTGAAGGGGCAAGACTGGGAGGGTGGCGGAGAAGGCATCCTCTACTATGGCCAGGTGTATGATCGAACTCCTGAATGGCTGGCCCTGCTCGAGCCCCACATCTCAGATCCTCTCAGAAGCCTGCACTCCAGCGGTTCTGCAGCCATCCTCTTTTTGTACGTACAAAACCGCTGGATGGTCCTTTGTTTTGGCTATGCCCACCTCGCGCTGGAGGAAGATGCCTTCGTTCACCAATTTGGACTGAAGGTGGCGCTCAACACTGTGCCGCGAGGTAGCTTGCTTAGCCTCGATCTCGCCACCCCAGACGCGGTGACATTTCAGAAGCGGATACAAGCCAGCAAACTCTCGGATTTCAGCCAGTTTGGTATGGACACACTACGAGACCTGGCCAGAGTGGCGGGCGGTCAGCCCAGTGACAATGGATTTGCCAAGTTTGTTGCCGGCAAAGACGCGCTAAGCCTAGACGCCCCGCTGGCTCCGTCCGAGTTTCACGACAAGTGCGCGGAAATTCTTAAGGCTTATAAGTCAATCACCTACAAACGCGATTACGCCTGGTTTGACAACGTCAGGGAGGAGACCAGTTCTGAGCGGTTGAAGATCCTGGATCGGCAGCTCTACAGCGAGATTCGTGCGATCCGCGGAGGCGCCAACAGCCTACTGCACATGTCCCCTCCAGAGATCCTTGATTACCAAGAGGGCGCGGATCTGGGGTACACCGGTTTTGGTAGCCGCAAAAGCGAGTTCACCAAGCTATCCATCACCGATTACGTGGACGAGCTAAATCGGCTGACCTGTGCCCACACGATGGACGTCATGAAGTCCTCGCATCGGGTTCGTTCCGTGAGCAAAAAGTCTGGCGAACCGATTGGTTGGAAGGTTTATGACTGCCTGAACTGGGAGTACACGCTAACCAAGCCGACTCGGACGCACTACGTGCTATTTGCAGGCAAATGGTACGAAATTTCGGCGACCTTCAAAGATTTGGTCGAAAAACATTTCGATAAAATTCCGGATTTCAGCATTATCGGTCGAACTTCATGCCTGAACGAAGAAGAGCTGATTGCAGACATCACTGATACACGCTCCGACCTGATCAAGCTAGACCGCACCAAAATCAACCCCGAGGGTGTCACTTCAGGCAATCTTGAGCCTTGTGACTTCTACTCCAACGACAAGATCTTCATCCACCTGAAAGATGGCGGCTCCTCGGGCCCGATCAGTCACCTGTGGATGCAAGGTGTTGTCAGTGCTGAGGCCTTCGTGGCAGATAGCAAGTTCCGCACGAAGCTGAAGGACACTGTCTCAAAGACCAAGGGTGGGAGCGCATTTTTGAAGTCACTCCCGGACGGGCGAAAATCTGACTTCAATCGCAGCGACTACACCGTAGTGTACGGAATCATGCGGCCACCCTATAAAGGCGGTTCGTTGGGAATCCCCTTCTTCAGCAAAGTTAGCCTCATGGCAGCTTGTGATCGACTGCGACGCACGGGTATGAAGATCGGTAAAGAGCTGATCGAGAAGATTCCACCTACAGCAGGTGCGTCAACCAAGACAAAAAAAGCAAAGGCCGCGACTAAGGCAGGGGCCGCGAAGCCCTCCATAGCGCCTTGA